The DNA window AGCTGATATTTTAAATTTAAGACCTAATATTTCTTCTGTAAAAAAGTCTTGTCCCCACAAAACTTTTGTATGCTCATTCACTACTGTATCTGCAATATTATCATTAAAGGTATGTATAAATCCTACAAGTTTTCCTGTTAAATTTAAGTTTTTCATGATTTCTACTAATTCAGTCATATCAAATGTAATTTGTGTACTTGTTACAAGGTTGATTACAATCTCTTTTGTTTTCTTTGCTTTTCTTACAATGAAGTGTCTTAAATAACCCTCATGAGTCTTATTATTATATAAAGGTACATCTTTTCCCCGGAAATAATTTAACATAGTTGCAAGAATCATATTAAAATCTTCATCTACAATCTTACAGTGATCTACCGTTACAACATCACGAAATTTTCCTTTTTTATGCATGCCTAAGTTCAATTCTCCACCTTTTTTCTCGTTTCCAAAAGAATATTCCATTTTGTTTCTATAGGCAAATACTTCTGGACTGGGTTCAATTCCTAAAAATTCATAACCCATTATACCAGCTTCATCTAGTAGCCCTTTTACTAGATCCGCTTTCATTTTCATCTGTTTTTCATAAGGAATTGTTTGGTAACTACATCCTCCACAATTTCCAAAATGCTCACAAAAAGATTCTACTTCTGTAGAAGCTCGCTCAATTACTTCTAATAATTTTCCTTCTGCGTGGTCTTTTCGAACTTTCTTTATTAAAATGCGAACAACTTGTCCTGGTATGGCATTTTTGACAAATATTTTTTTATTTTCATAATACCCTACTCCCTTTAATGGAAATTCTAAATCTTGTATTTTCAGTTCTATAATATCTTTTTTCTTCATAATTTCCTCCTAAATTTCTCATATTATTTTTCTATCATTTGTCATTCATCTAATTGTTATATCATCTATTATTTGCAACTTTTTTATCTTTCATCTATAACAACTCATTTCGGATGAAAAAGATCTTTCCATCACACTTGCATTGACATGCTAAAAAATATAATATCTATCTCGAATTCAGCTAAAAAGCCGAGTTTTTACTCGGCTTATGCAATCCCTTCAAATCCTTCTAAATATTCATCTGCTAATGAGCTGATATCATCTTTGTACAGATATGACGTTTCATCTGCAACAGCAAAAACCTTCATACCAGCTCTTTTTCCTGCAAGTACACCTGCATAAGTATCTTCAAAAACTAGACATTTATCAGGTGTAACACCTAAATCCTCTGCAACCTTTAGAAAAATATCTGGATTTGGCTTTCCCTTCTTCACTTCACAACTCGTACGAATGGTATGAAAAAACTCAATAATATTATTTTTTTTAAGAACTACTTCTGCTAATTCTCTTGCATTGCTTGTTCCAACGCCTATTTTTATCCCTTTATTTTTTAATTTCATTAATAAAGGGTGTACCCCTATCTTTAAGGGGATCTTATTTTCATAATAATCCCTTGTCATTTTCATCCATTCATCTTTAATTTCATCGATGTCATCCTCTAATTTGAATCTTTCTTTAAAATAGTTGGCTGTCTCTGTAAAGCTCATGCCTTCTATTATTTTCTGTAAGTCCTCAGGTAATGCAATTCCTCTTTTCCCCAAGTAATCTATATCTATTTGTTTCCAGATCCACATAGAATCTACTAATGTCCCATCTAAATCAAAAATAACAGCCTCAATATTATGCATCATGAAGTATCCCAACCTTTGCTAGATTTTTGATTATACTCATACTAGAGTACCATATCTTTATATGTTGTTCAATATGGATTTCTAATAAAAAAAATATCTTCTTCTGAAAGTTTTGAATTTAAAGCCAAACCTATCAGAAAAAGATATTTTCAATCTTCATGATAAAGGTGACAAGTAGCATAATGTCCTTTTTCTATTTCTCTGAGTTCTGGAAATCTGGTTTGACATATTTCCATTCTATAAGGACATCTCGGATAAAATGCACATCCATTTTTATGATTTTCTAAACTTAGTTCTTCTTTTAAAAGCATTTGATTTTCATCAAAATCTATGTTTTTAGAAGGAATAGTAGATAATAATAGCTTTGTATAAGGATGCACAGCCCTTTCATAAATCTTCTCAACTGAAGACGTTTCAACAATTTTCCCTGAATACATAACCCCTACACGATCACACATATAATGTACTACGTTCAAATCATGTGATATAAATAAATAAGTTAACCCAAGCTTTGACTGTAGCTCTTTTAAAAGATTTAATATTTGTGCCTGCACAGAAACATCTAAAGCTGAAACAGGTTCATCTAAAATGATGAACTGAGGACTTAGCATCAATGCTCTTGCAATACCTATTCGCTGCCTTTGTCCTCCACTTAATTCATGAGGATAGCGATTTTTAAAACTTTCATCAAAGCCTACTAATTCCATCATCTGGGATACTTTCTGATACCTTTTTTCTTTGCTATATTTTTTATGAATCAAAAGAGGTTCTTCTAAAATCCATCCAATCTTTTTTTTAGGGTTTAAAGAAGCATAGGGATCTTGAAAAACCACTTGCATTTTTTCACGAATTTCTTTTTCTTTAGTAAGGGTGATATCCTTACCATCAAATCGTATGTTTCCACAAGTAGTATGAAGTAATCCATTGATCATAAATCCTGTTGTTGATTTTCCACATCCACTTTCTCCTACTAACCCAAAGGTTTCGCCCCTTTGTATAGAAAAAGAAACATTGTCTACTGCTCTTACATATCTTCTCTTTTCCCAAAATTTCTTTTTAGGAACAGGATAATATTTACAAAGATTTTCTACCTGTACAAAGTCTTTCTGTGACATGTGCTTCTCTCCTTCTTATTGTACCAAAAAACATCTCACGTGATGCCCTTCACCGACTCTTTTCATATTTGGCTTTTCATTGTGACATTGTTTAAAGGCTTTCGGACACCTTAATGCAAATGGACATCCTTTATTACGCTCAGATAAAGAAGGAACTCTTCCTGGAATTGCATACAAAGATTTCCCACGCTTTTCAGGTGTAGGAATACATTCCATCAATCCCTTTGTATATGGATGTATACCATTTTTTATAATCTTTTCTGCACTGATCTTTTCAAAAATATGTCCTGCATACATGACAATTACCCGATGACACATTTTAGAAATCACGCCAATATCATGAGAAATAAAAATCATTGCCGTTTCCATTTCCTTATTCATTCTCTTCATCAATCGTAAAATCTGTGCCTGAATAGTTACATCTAAAGCTGTAGTTGGCTCATCTGCAATCAATAGTTTGGGTTTGCAAATTAAGGCCATGGCAATCATGATTCTTTGTCTCATCCCTCCTGAAAGTTCATGAGGATATGCATCATATATTTGATTTGGTCTGGGTAATCCAACTTTTGTCATCATCTCTAGAGCTTTTTCTTTTGCCCCTTTCTTTGATATGCCTGTATGTAGAATCAACCCCTCTATAATTTGATCTCCAATCCTAAGAACTGGATTTAGAGAAGTCATAGGCTCTTGAAAAATCATAGCCATTTCCTTACCTCTTAGCTTCCTTCTTTCTTCCTTCTCTAAAGATATAATATTCTTTCCTCCAAAAACAATTTCTCCTTTTATAATCTTTGCATGCTTTGGAAGTAATCCCATTATAGCTAATGAGGTAATACTCTTTCCACATCCTGATTCTCCAACGATTCCTAGTATTTCCCCTCTTTTAACAGAGAAAGAATTTTCTTCAACAGCTGAAAAAATGCCTTCCTTTGTAGAAAAACCTATATGTAAATCATCTACCTTTAACAAAGTATCCATATATTTTCCTCCTACCCACGTGGATCTCTAATATCTCGGATTCCGTCTCCTAATAGATTAAATCCTAATACAGACATGGTAATCATCATTCCAGGAGCTAAGGTATACCATGGAGCTTTTATAATATAGTTTTGAGCTTCTTTTAACATTCTTCCCCAGCTAGGATCAGGGGGTTGTACCCCTAATCCTAGATAGCTCAGTCCTGCTTCAGCTAATACTGCATTTGCAAATCCCATTGATGCAGCAATAATTAAAGAAGATACTATATTGGGTAGTATATGTATAAACATAATGCGTAGATGCCCTGCTCCTATTGATTTTGCAGCCTTTACAAATTCAAACTCCTTATATTGCACAAAGCCACTTCTTGCAATACGTGCAAAGGTAGGAATTCCACGAATGCCTATAGCTATAATGGTATTTTGTGTGGATGGTCCAAATACAGCGATAAATACCAAAGCTAGTAATATACTTGGAAATGCCATTAGAGCATCAATAAATCGCATAATAATTTCATCCATCCATCCACCCATATAACCTGCTATAGCACCAATTAATGTTCCAAATATGAAAGATATGGCTACAGAAATAATTCCCACTAAAAATGCTGTTTGTGCACCTTTCATAATACGACTTAAAATATCCCGTCCAAAATTATCCGTACCCATAAGGTGTTTCATACTCGGTCCTTGGAATCGTTCTTTAATGACCATTCCATTTACATCATACGGCGTGTAAAAGACACTCACAATCATTAAAAATAAAAGCACCGCTACAAGAAATATTCCTATATATAAATTAAAATTATTTTTAAGTTTCATATTTTCACCTATTTCATTTGAATCCTAGGATCCAGTACCTTATATAATATATCTATCAAAAAATTCACTAAAATGACTGCAACAGCAATATACATAACCATTCCTTGAATAAGAAGAAAATCCCGATACTGAATGGATGAAATTAGTAGTCTTCCTAATCCAGGTAAAGAAAATACTTGTTCTACTACCAAGCTACCTCCAAGTACGCTCGTAATAATCATCCCCATAATAGTTACTACTGGTATCAATGCATTTTTAAAAACGTGTTTATAAACGATTGCTTTTTCCTTTAGTCCTTTGCTGTAAGCAGTTCTTACATAATCAAGTTTTAGTTGCTCAAGTAAAGACGTTCTCAGATATCTTACAAGTACAGCAATAACAGGTATAGCTATAGCTATAGATGGTAAAAGTAGTGTCCAGAGAGCACCCCATATACTTTCACTCCATGGGATATATTCACCTGGAGCAAACCACTCTAATTTTAATCCAAATAAATAAATTAATATAATTCCCAACCAAAAGGAAGGAATGGCCATTCCTAATTGGGTAAAAATTGAAATCACAATATCTACACATTTACCATGGGCTTTGGCTGATAAAATACCAAGAGGGATCGCTACAATGGTAGCAATCCCTATAGCCATTACAGCTAAAGACAAGGTTACGGGGAGTCTACTTCCTATCAACTCTTTTACAGGCATAGAAAAATGAACAGACTGCCCTAAATCTCCTTTAAATACATTTACCATCCATTTTAGGTATCTTTGTGTTACTGGCAAATCTAAGCCCATTTGCGACCTTAAAGCTTCTATTTGCCCTTGCTCAGCATCTAATCCAAGAATGGTCATAGCTGGATCTCCTGGTATAAGTTGAAAAAGAATAAATGCAAATATTGAAATCAATAAAAGGGTAATAATCAAAGTAAATCCTCGCCTTAGCAAATAATTCATAATAACTCCCCTACCTAAGCTTATTCCTTATAATCAATAGACGACATATCCTGAACATAAATAGGATATAGTTTATAACCTTTAATATTTTTATTCATAGCTACTGTAAATTGTGGATCCATAATAAATACACATACAGCATCTTCTGCTAATATTTTTTGTGCTTCCTTATAAATTTTAGCTCTCTTTTCTTGGTTAACTTCTGTATTGGCTTGTTCAATTAATTGATCATACTTTGCATTTTTATAATTCATGAGATTTTTACTATAATTTGAACAATATCTTCGTAATATTTTATTTGGATCTAACTTCCCTGAGAATCCAATAATTGTCATATCATAGTCTCTACCCTTGTAAATGCGATCTAACCACACGCCCCATTCAACAAGTTCAATTTTAGCATGTATACCAACCTTTTCTAACTGCTGGACAATTACTTCTCCCATATCTACATAAAATTGATAGTTAGAAGGAATAGAGATCTTTGTTTTAAATCCATCTTCATATCCTGCTTCCTTAAGTAATTGTTTAGCCTTCTCTATATTTACATTATACATATCTTCTAATCCATCTTGATAATATTTTTTCATTACTGGGCTCATATTAGAACCTAACTTTTCTCCATATCCAAAAGCAACAGCCTCTATGATTTCATCTACATCAACAGCATAGTTAATAGCTTTACGAACGCGTATATCATTAAAAGGTTCTTTTGCATTATTCATAATCATTAACTGCACAAGATTTTGTGGTCCTGATACAGTCTCAAATCCATCTCCTAATTCTTCTACACGATCATTTGGAAGACGAGGATACATATCAATCTCTCCTGCTTTAAAACTTAATAATGCAGCTTCTCTATCTGGCATAATCCGAAACTCTACCTTGTCTAAGTGTGGAAGCCCATCCTTCCAATACTCATTGAATTTCTCTATTGTCACGCTTTGCTCTGGCAAATATGATCCAAACTTAAATGGTCCTGTTCCAATAGGATGATCCGCAAAATGTTCTTCATTAGATTTTGGCACAATTGCCACTGTCAGTTTACTTAATAAAGAAGCATCTATTTCCTTTAGTTGAATACTTATTGTCTCATCATCAACAACCTCTACCTTTTCTACCTTTTCAAAATCAGGCATTAATGGTTTCCCTGTTTCTGTACCCATCACTCTATCTAAAGAATATTTTACATCTTCTACCGTTACCAAATCACCATTGTGAAATTTTATTCCTTTTCTCAGTTTGAATGTATAGGTCAGTCCATCTTCTGATACACTATAATCTTGAGCTACTGCTGGATTAAGGTTCCCTTTTTCATCAGCCTTCATCAATCCTTCAAAAATATTAAATAATATTTCTTTTGTTCCTGCAGCTGCCGAAAAATGTGGATCTAAAGAATCCATATCATGTTCTATAGCCATTACTACTTGACCATCTTCAACAGGTTCTTTACTCTTCGTTTCATTCACAGTATCTCCACTAGATTTACTACAACCTGTCCCTAAAATAGTAAAGCATAAAGCTAAAATCAAAAAATATGCGAAAACCTTCCTTTTCATTTCTTCACCTCATTCAAATTTTTTTCACTAATTGTAATCCTACATGAATTGTGAAAAGATATCAAGAATTTTTTGTCGAAATTTATTATAAATCCCATGTTTTTGAAGTTTGTGCCAATTCTATTTTTCCATTAAAATTCTCTTTTGCTTGCTTTAAAAGCTGTTCATGTTCTCCAAAATGAGGTAAATGAGATAAAACCAAATGTCTAACCTCAGCCATTTTAGCAATTTTGCCAGCTTCCCCTGCCGTAAGATGACCTGAAACTATTCCATAATTTTCATTGTATAAGCTTGCCTCACAAATAAGTAGGTCTGCCTTATGGGAAAACTTTATAAGTTCATCACTCCATCCAGTATCTGCAGTATATACAAAAGCTTTGTCTTCTTTTTCTACTCTTATAGAAAAACAAGGATCTGCATGAACATTCTCTCTAAAAGTACATGTTAAATTTCCAAACTTTATAGCACTATTTTCATCAATAGGACAAGCTACCGTATAATGATGATAATTTAGTGTTTCAAATTTTTTATCTTTTTTATATCCATAAATATATAAAGGTTTTTCTCTCTTCTTTAAATCCATGAGTATCCTTATGGCATATTGTAATGAATAAATATCTGCCATATGATCTGCATGATAATGAGATAAAATCACAGCATCTAATTCCAATAAATCTATATGATTTTGCATATTTGATAAAACCCCTGAACCACAATCAATCAAAATATTCATGTCATCTGATTGCAAAAGATATCCAGATGTAGCTTCATTTACTTCAGGATATGCCCCCCAATAACCGATTGTTGTAATTTTCATTTTTCATTTCCTTTCTATTTGATGATAAATAATTAACACCTACCTTTATAATAATAACATCAATTTTATTTAATTTCATGAAAAATTTTACACAAAAACAAAAACCAGGAAAATCCTGGTTTTATTAATAACATTTCTTACTTTGATTATACTCTTCTACATCTCTTAATGCTTCTCCAAATCGCTTAAAGTGTACAATTTCTCTTTGTAATAAGAATTTTAAAGAATCCTTTAATAAAGGATCATCTGTTAATTTTAGCAAATTCTCATAAACAGCCTTTGCCTTCTTTTCTGCAGCCATATCATTATATATATCTGCTATAGGATCTCCTGTTGATGCAACATAGCTTGCTGTCCAAGGATTTCCTGTGCTATCTGCTGGATATACAGCAGTATCTCTTATGGCATAGTAAGGTCCCATATCCAATTTTTTTATTTCTTCAATACTTGCATCCTTCGTAAGCTTATAAATCATAGTTTGAATCATTTCAACATGAGCTAATTCTTCTGTGCCTATATCTGTAAGCAATGCCTTTGACTTTTCTGTAGGCATTTTGTATCTTTGATTTAAATAGGTTAGAGCTGCAGATAATTCTCCGTCAGGGCCTCCTAATTGTGTCATTACATATTGGCCCATTTTGGGATCTTTACAGCCTATTTTTATTGGATATTGTAATTTTTTTTCATAGATCCACATAAAAAAGTCCCCCTTTAGTATTCAATTTCCCAAGGCCAAGGATTTTCTATCCATTTAAATGGATACTGGCTTTGTGCTGATCCAAAGTTTGATAATGGCCCATACATACACTCATACTGATCTTTTAATACTCTAATCTGACAAGCGTATGTGTTATACTGCATCAATGCATTTTGATCTGTAGGATGTGTATCCAAATATAGATTCAAATCTACACAGCAGTTTTCTAATTTCATAATTTCTGAAAGCATATCTAATCTTTCTTTGTGCATACGTCTTCCCCCTAATCATTTAAACTCCTGCAATACCATCATATTCATTAAAAATGATTTGGCTACTAGTTTACAAAAAAAAATAGACACTTTTCGTGTCTATTTAAACTTATCCTCTTCATCCCTTATCCCTTCATAAATTCTTCTTGATTCCTTTGTATATTCATTTAAACGTCTTAAATTAATAATCCATAAATAAATGACAAAAGGTATAAAGAAAATCATCAATGTAGGAATGTTGGCCATTAAAATAAAATCAAATATACCGTGAAGAATAGCAGGGATTAGCAAAGCCTTTTTTAAATAACTTTTTCGTATTTCCTCATGTTTTGCAAATTTTGATAAGGATAGATAATATCCCATGGTAACACCAAAGAGCATATGGGCAGGAACAGACAAAATCCCTCGATAAAGTCCTATATAAGGATTTGTTGCAAAACGAAATACCACATACATAATATTTTCCACTGTAGCAAATCCTAATGCAGAAAAAACTGCATAAACAATCCCATCTAGTTTTTCATCAAATGCTCTATGGTTATAAGCGATTCTTAATACTACCTCTCTTTTGAAAAATTCCTCCGTAAGCCCTGCAACAATAAAAGCTGTATACGCTGCACCTAAAACACCACCGAATATATTGAATGACAATAAAATTTTTTCTCCAAAAGCTGTTGGAATAACAGACAATGCTCCTAAAAGAAATGTTTTTCCTAACAAGTCTACAGGCTCTCGATCATACCGATCTGTTAGATAAATTCCTAAAGCTAAAGCGAGTCCTGGTGAAATTGCAATAACATATAATCTTGTATTCATAAAATACATCCTTTCATTTCATTGCTATTCTTAGTATTTGTAGATTAACAAATTTTTAGAAAGGATAATTTTAACAAAATCAATATTTTTCATTAATATATTGATCAATGAGGGATTTTCTTTTTTCCTCTATAAATACTCCCTCTTCCATTAACCTATCACGCAACCAACTACTCACAGAATGTAGTATAAAATGATCATAATCCATCAGAACAATCTCAAATAATTTATCTTTTAACCCTTTTGATTTCACCTTAATATAGTATGCTTCTACATTTGTGAAATCTAAATATTCTAGTAATTTCAATGTTGTTTTATCCTTTTTACTATAATAATAATTTGCATCTCTTTGTAGCTTATTCACTAATTGAGGATGTTTTTGTTGTAATTTTGAATCCTTTGACTTCATATAGCTATATTTGGCTAACATATTGTAGTATTGGTAATTATATATACCTTTCTCAAAAGAATCGATTCGATACTTAAAAGGCTTTAAATTTAATCTCTGAATAAAGTAATAATGTTCTTCAATAAATTCTTTTTTCGTAATATCCCCTTTTTTAAATTGCTGAATTAATGCTTCTCGATTATTAAAAAATTGATCAAATACACTTTCTTTGATTTTATAACTCATTTTTAGCACCTGTTTTCTATATTTGTCTTTTACTCTATATACTGCTTTATTATAACATATTTATGCTAACTGACTGAAAAAATGAAACAAAAAGACTGCATGGAATCCTATCATTCCATACAGTCCTTTTATTTTATAACGCCCTTTTAAATTTATGCACCAGTGATTCTAAATCCTTCTGGTAATGGGTCTTTTGGATCAAGAACTAATTGATTGAATCCCATAATATGCGCAGTCCCTGATACTTCTGTAATAACAGCTTTGTATTCTCCGACCTGTGTGTCTTCTATAATCTTTGCTTCAAATGGCGTATCAATAATACTATTATTTACAAGAATATCCCCTTTTTGCATTTCACCTTTTTGATAATGTAATGCAACTCTTCCACCTGTTCCAGTTCCTGTAGGGCATCTATCAATTTGTCCTTCAGCAAAAATACATACATTCTTTGTTAGAAGTTTATTTTCTGCTCTTTTTAGTGGCTCATAAAAAATTGTTCCATAAAGCCAATTGACCCCTGATGTTGGATGATTAAATTCCATATGGGCCATTACCTTATTTTTAATCTCCATTCCTACATTAACTAATTTCTCTGCATTTTCAACATTTACATGTAACCCTACCTTGGTAACATCTAAGTACACATAAAAAGCTCCACAATAAACAACATCTGCTACCACATCGCCTATCCCATCCACATTTACAATAATATTTTCCCTATATACAAAACAAGGTACATTTTGGAATCTAACTCTTTCAACTTCTCCATCCAATACATCTGCATATGCAGTAACTCTTCCTGCTGGAGAATCGATCTTTACAATATTTACTCCTTCTTTTGGTGTAATCATTCCTGTTTCTAAAGCAACCTTTGTCACACCAATAATTCCATGACCACACATAGAACTTAATCCTTCATTGTGAGTAAATAATACCCCTAAATCTCCATCTTCTGTAACAGGAGGAACAAGGATGCAACCATACATTCCACTATGTCCTCTTGGTTCTAACATCATCATTTTCCTTAAATGATCTAAATTTTCTAATACATATTCTCTTTTTTCTAAAATAGTTTTTCCAGGAATAGGCGGTAATCCAGAGGTAATAATTCTTAGTGGTTCTCCTTCCGTATGGGCATCAATACAATTGATCAAATGCTTAAAATGCATCATTTTTATCACTCCTTATTAAAGTATAATTTTTTGACCTATATTACTACTCTTTGCTTTTTTATATATTAAATGCGCAACAGCAATATCAAACAATGCCATTCCTACTGATTTAAAAAATGTAGTATTCTTTACCATTTCTTCTTTGTTTTTTTCATAGCGTAAGAAATGATCAAAGGTCTCTATTTGCTCCTCAGAAAGCAACTGATTATTTAGTGGGAATATTAAATCACCCGTCTCTTCTTTAGCAAAATCTGTATCAATATATACTTTATTTAATATAGAGAATAAAGCTTTTGGATATTCTCTCATATTAGGCTTATATGATCCTATTCCAATAAAATGTTTTCCTCTAAGTAATTCTATTTCCTCAGGCAGTACAGGATTATTCGCTGTAGTAGTTGTAATAACAACTTCTGATTCTTTAAGCAAATCCTCTACAGTTTCTGCAATTTTTATTTCAACATTTGGAAGTTCTTTATGTAATTTTTCCACAAAGGACGTCAATTTGTCTTTGAATACATCAAAAATAGTTATTTTCTCAATACTTCTAGCTTTACATGCATATAGTAATTGATAAAAACCCTGCACACCTGCTCCAATCAATCCTACTGTTTTTACTTCATTAGGTGTTGTATGTCTAATGCCTACGCCTCCAACAGCACCAGTCCTTAACGCTGTTAGACATTTCCCATCTATTATTGCTACAGGCTCTCCAGTTTCAAAATCATTTAGGAGCATTAATCCATCTATTACTGGCTTATGCTTCTCTCTATTTTCTGGAAATACCGTCAATATTTTTGTACCAAAGATATCATTCAAAAAACATGGCATATATAATAAAGTCTTATTCTTATAGTCAAGATGTATTCGATCCGGCATTTCAAATTCTTTCTTTCCATAAACACAAAAAGCTTCTTCAATTGTATCCATTATTTCATTAAAAGACACACACCCTAAGATATCTTTTTCGTTAAGATATAAAATTTAAATCACCCTCTTCCCAAATTTTCACCCTCACCTACTTCAAAAATCATTTGTAAAATATTTATTTATGCTGCTACAATCACCTACCTTCTTCGTATTTAATAAATATATTTAAACAAAAATTTATTTTTTATCTTTTCTAAAAGGATTGGGTACACTAACTACTAATATTTTTGTTATTTTATTCGTATGATTACACCAATTATGAACAAAATTAGAGTCTAAATGCATACTATCCCCATGATACAAATCATACCTTTGGTGATTAACATACAATGTTAAGATTCCTTCTAAGACATATATAAATTCTTCTCCCTCATGTTGAAATTCTTCAATATTTTCATCTTCATTACTAGG is part of the Crassaminicella profunda genome and encodes:
- a CDS encoding ABC transporter ATP-binding protein: MDTLLKVDDLHIGFSTKEGIFSAVEENSFSVKRGEILGIVGESGCGKSITSLAIMGLLPKHAKIIKGEIVFGGKNIISLEKEERRKLRGKEMAMIFQEPMTSLNPVLRIGDQIIEGLILHTGISKKGAKEKALEMMTKVGLPRPNQIYDAYPHELSGGMRQRIMIAMALICKPKLLIADEPTTALDVTIQAQILRLMKRMNKEMETAMIFISHDIGVISKMCHRVIVMYAGHIFEKISAEKIIKNGIHPYTKGLMECIPTPEKRGKSLYAIPGRVPSLSERNKGCPFALRCPKAFKQCHNEKPNMKRVGEGHHVRCFLVQ
- a CDS encoding ABC transporter substrate-binding protein, with the protein product MKRKVFAYFLILALCFTILGTGCSKSSGDTVNETKSKEPVEDGQVVMAIEHDMDSLDPHFSAAAGTKEILFNIFEGLMKADEKGNLNPAVAQDYSVSEDGLTYTFKLRKGIKFHNGDLVTVEDVKYSLDRVMGTETGKPLMPDFEKVEKVEVVDDETISIQLKEIDASLLSKLTVAIVPKSNEEHFADHPIGTGPFKFGSYLPEQSVTIEKFNEYWKDGLPHLDKVEFRIMPDREAALLSFKAGEIDMYPRLPNDRVEELGDGFETVSGPQNLVQLMIMNNAKEPFNDIRVRKAINYAVDVDEIIEAVAFGYGEKLGSNMSPVMKKYYQDGLEDMYNVNIEKAKQLLKEAGYEDGFKTKISIPSNYQFYVDMGEVIVQQLEKVGIHAKIELVEWGVWLDRIYKGRDYDMTIIGFSGKLDPNKILRRYCSNYSKNLMNYKNAKYDQLIEQANTEVNQEKRAKIYKEAQKILAEDAVCVFIMDPQFTVAMNKNIKGYKLYPIYVQDMSSIDYKE
- a CDS encoding ABC transporter ATP-binding protein is translated as MSQKDFVQVENLCKYYPVPKKKFWEKRRYVRAVDNVSFSIQRGETFGLVGESGCGKSTTGFMINGLLHTTCGNIRFDGKDITLTKEKEIREKMQVVFQDPYASLNPKKKIGWILEEPLLIHKKYSKEKRYQKVSQMMELVGFDESFKNRYPHELSGGQRQRIGIARALMLSPQFIILDEPVSALDVSVQAQILNLLKELQSKLGLTYLFISHDLNVVHYMCDRVGVMYSGKIVETSSVEKIYERAVHPYTKLLLSTIPSKNIDFDENQMLLKEELSLENHKNGCAFYPRCPYRMEICQTRFPELREIEKGHYATCHLYHED
- a CDS encoding MBL fold metallo-hydrolase codes for the protein MKITTIGYWGAYPEVNEATSGYLLQSDDMNILIDCGSGVLSNMQNHIDLLELDAVILSHYHADHMADIYSLQYAIRILMDLKKREKPLYIYGYKKDKKFETLNYHHYTVACPIDENSAIKFGNLTCTFRENVHADPCFSIRVEKEDKAFVYTADTGWSDELIKFSHKADLLICEASLYNENYGIVSGHLTAGEAGKIAKMAEVRHLVLSHLPHFGEHEQLLKQAKENFNGKIELAQTSKTWDL
- a CDS encoding ABC transporter permease, whose protein sequence is MKLKNNFNLYIGIFLVAVLLFLMIVSVFYTPYDVNGMVIKERFQGPSMKHLMGTDNFGRDILSRIMKGAQTAFLVGIISVAISFIFGTLIGAIAGYMGGWMDEIIMRFIDALMAFPSILLALVFIAVFGPSTQNTIIAIGIRGIPTFARIARSGFVQYKEFEFVKAAKSIGAGHLRIMFIHILPNIVSSLIIAASMGFANAVLAEAGLSYLGLGVQPPDPSWGRMLKEAQNYIIKAPWYTLAPGMMITMSVLGFNLLGDGIRDIRDPRG
- the rlmD gene encoding 23S rRNA (uracil(1939)-C(5))-methyltransferase RlmD, which translates into the protein MKKKDIIELKIQDLEFPLKGVGYYENKKIFVKNAIPGQVVRILIKKVRKDHAEGKLLEVIERASTEVESFCEHFGNCGGCSYQTIPYEKQMKMKADLVKGLLDEAGIMGYEFLGIEPSPEVFAYRNKMEYSFGNEKKGGELNLGMHKKGKFRDVVTVDHCKIVDEDFNMILATMLNYFRGKDVPLYNNKTHEGYLRHFIVRKAKKTKEIVINLVTSTQITFDMTELVEIMKNLNLTGKLVGFIHTFNDNIADTVVNEHTKVLWGQDFFTEEILGLKFKISAFSFFQTNSLGAEKLYSMVLDFMGDADNKNVFDLYCGTGTIGQIVAKKAKTVMGIELIEEAVEAANKNAQMNGLKNCHFIAGDVLKKIDELTTKPDIIILDPPRVGVHPKALKKVLAYRAPEIIYVSCNPRSLAENLIDVQKAGYKVKTVKCMDMFPHTPHVEAVVQLIKK
- a CDS encoding HAD family hydrolase; translation: MHNIEAVIFDLDGTLVDSMWIWKQIDIDYLGKRGIALPEDLQKIIEGMSFTETANYFKERFKLEDDIDEIKDEWMKMTRDYYENKIPLKIGVHPLLMKLKNKGIKIGVGTSNARELAEVVLKKNNIIEFFHTIRTSCEVKKGKPNPDIFLKVAEDLGVTPDKCLVFEDTYAGVLAGKRAGMKVFAVADETSYLYKDDISSLADEYLEGFEGIA
- a CDS encoding ABC transporter permease, which translates into the protein MNYLLRRGFTLIITLLLISIFAFILFQLIPGDPAMTILGLDAEQGQIEALRSQMGLDLPVTQRYLKWMVNVFKGDLGQSVHFSMPVKELIGSRLPVTLSLAVMAIGIATIVAIPLGILSAKAHGKCVDIVISIFTQLGMAIPSFWLGIILIYLFGLKLEWFAPGEYIPWSESIWGALWTLLLPSIAIAIPVIAVLVRYLRTSLLEQLKLDYVRTAYSKGLKEKAIVYKHVFKNALIPVVTIMGMIITSVLGGSLVVEQVFSLPGLGRLLISSIQYRDFLLIQGMVMYIAVAVILVNFLIDILYKVLDPRIQMK